From Lycium ferocissimum isolate CSIRO_LF1 chromosome 12, AGI_CSIRO_Lferr_CH_V1, whole genome shotgun sequence, one genomic window encodes:
- the LOC132039634 gene encoding uncharacterized protein LOC132039634 has translation MAMDCVLEIGYFGRKEAVEAMLNCGLIKKLVELQRSEVGGDLIDLEKAHQKIEEENQEQGMKKKRGYREKRYLERHPFASCVARFAVQLEVGEGLRQREKRGFKQEILKKIREACDTDAEAATIVAEVLWGSSP, from the exons ATGGCAATGGATTGTGTTCTTGAAATCGGGTATTTTGGGAGAAAAGAAGCTGTAGAAGCCATGTTGAATTGTGGGCTGATTAAGAAATTAGTGGAATTACAGAGGTCGGAAGTAGGTGGTGATTTGATTGATTTAGAAAAAGCTcatcagaaaattgaagaagaaaatcaagaacaag gtatgaagaagaaaaggggttACAGAGAAAAGAGATATTTGGAGAGGCATCCATTTGCTAGCTGTGTAGCGAGATTTGCAGTGCAATTAGAAGTAGGAGAAGGATTAAGGCAAAgagaaaaaaggggttttaaacAAGAGATATTGAAGAAGATTAGAGAAGCTTGTGATACTGATGCTGAAGCTGCTACCATTGTTGCTGAGGTTTTGTGGGGTTCTTCACCTTGA
- the LOC132039159 gene encoding uncharacterized protein LOC132039159: protein MYVREYSLKFTRLARYATYMILTEKHKLTRFVRGLVPRLKSARSTTAMSLTCTFLSLVGFAEQQENWKGEERLEREQSKKARSAVLHLVDKVRGTTIRTGIRNVRNNSSAPIAARNPPAGNTNKAPNTRGNETGKAVANTANGGQARIYVLAHRKAAEASDVVVIGILTIFSFDAYSLNDESSNLSYVTLYFALDFGVEPELLLESFSVDTPAGVPVIVFRVYINYVVIVKGRETIADLFELEMVDFKVIMGMDWLFACYANVHCRHKLVRFEFPNEPVIVCEGEVVQPRGSFISYLKAHEMISKGCIYHLVAVNDTQTLVPEFESVPIVNEFPEVFPEDLSGIPHDRLLVLGLMVIPDTQPISIPPYRMALIELRELKD, encoded by the exons ATGTATGTTCGTGAGTATAGCTTGAAGTTTACTCGTCTAGCGAGGTATGCAACGTATATGATTCTGACTGAAAAGCACAAGTTGACCCGATTTGTGCGTGGTTTAGTACCACGTTTGAAGTCTGCACGCTCTACTACTGCTATGTCTCTTACTTGTACATTTTTATCTTTGGTTGGGTTCGCTGAGCAACAAGAGAATTGGAAGGGTGAAGAGAGGCTAGAAAGGGAACAAAGTAAGAAGGCCCGATCTGCGG TACTCCATTTGGTAGACAAGGTCAGAGGAACAACAATCAGAACAGGTATTCGCAATGTG AGAAACAATTCTTCTGCACCTATTGCTGCTAGGAATCCGCCTGCTGGTAATACTAACAAAGCTCCTAATACTCGTGGTAATGAGACTGGTAAAGCGGTTGCTAACACCGCTAATGGGGGTCAAGCCCGAATTTATGTTTTGGCTCATAGGAAGGCAGCTGAAGCCTCAGATGTTGTGGTCATAGGTATTCTCACTATTTTCTCTTTTGATGCATATTCGTTGaatgatgagagttcaaatctcTCTTATGTGACACTAtattttgctcttgattttgGGGTGGAGCCTGAGCTATTGTTAGAATCCTTCTCTGTGGATACCCCTGCTGGTGTCCCTGTTATTGTTTTTAGAGTTTATATAAACTATGTAGTTATAGTTAAGGGTCGTGAGACTATAGCTGACTTATTTGAACTAGAGATGGTAGATTTTAAAGtgattatgggaatggattggctGTTtgcatgttatgctaatgtgcaTTGCCGGCATAAATTAGTTCGTTTCGAATTTCCTAATGAACCAGTTATTGTGTGCGAAGGTGAAGTTGTTCAGCCTCGAGGTAgttttatttcttatcttaaggcTCATGAAATGATCTCGAAGGGgtgtatttatcatctagttgcGGTCAACGACACTCAAACCTTAGTACCCGAATTTGAGTCTGTTCctatagttaatgaatttcccgAAGTGTTTCCAGAAGATCTTTCGGGTATTCCACATGATAGGTTATTGGTTTTGGGATTGATGGTGATTCCCGATACTCAACCGATCTCTATTCCACCATATCGTATGGCTCTGATAGAGCTACGGGAGTTGAAAGACTaa